A genome region from Brassica oleracea var. oleracea cultivar TO1000 chromosome C2, BOL, whole genome shotgun sequence includes the following:
- the LOC106325282 gene encoding E2F-associated phosphoprotein yields MDSPTNSQKTVSDDDEIDYSIKAEFYDSDLDDKDELWMAKKRDGRASDAVLSCPACFTTVCLECQRHEQYVTQYRAVFVVNCKVDKDKALQHSTVPSKVGKRSRDSEEKETDSADSGRVNSVVCSTCSTEIGVFDSEEIYHFFNVIPSEP; encoded by the exons TTTCGGACGACGATGAGATTGATTACTCCATCAAAGCAGAGTTCTATGACTCGGATCTCGACGATAAAGATGAGCTGTGGATGGCTAAGAAGAGAGATGGACGTGCTTCCGATGCTGTGCTGAGCTGCCCCGCCTGTTTCACCACCGTCTGCTTAGAGTGTCAAAG GCACGAGCAGTATGTGACACAGTACAGGGCAGTCTTTGTGGTCAACTGCAAAGTTGATAAAGATAAAGCTTTGCAACACAGCACGGTTCCGTCAAAGGTTGGGAAACGAAGTAGAGATTCCGAGGAGAAAGAAACTGATTCTGCAGACAGCGGAAGAGTGAACTCGGTCGTTTGCTCAACTTGCTCGACAGAGATCGGAGTCTTTGACAGCGAAGAGATCTACCATTTCTTCAACGTCATCCCAAGCGAGCCTTAG